GCGATTTGGCTAACCACCAATTTAGCTACGGCGTTTTTAGCCTCATGGGTAATTGGCTTATTTGAAGGTGCACTCCAGCAGCTAGTGGCACTGGCGATATTAATGCCGGTGGTGGCCAGCATGGGTGGTATTGCAGGTAGCCAAACCTTGGCGGTAGCCTTGCGCGGCATAGCGCTTAATCACTTACAGCAAAGTAACCTAAAGCTTCTACTTAACAAAGAGTTAAAAATTGCCGCATTCAACGGCTTAGTCTTGGGTCTGGTTATCGCCTTAGTGGTTAGCCTGTGGTTTAAATCTGCCGCTTTAGGTGCAGTTATCTTTGTGGCCATAGTGCTCAATAGCCTGGCCGCAGCAGCGTCTGCCACAATGATTCCATTTATACTTAAAAAAATGAAGATTGACCCAGCCGTTGCCGGTTCGGTAATTTTAACCACCGTGACCGACATCGTTGGTTTTGTGGCTTTTCTTGGCCTAGCCTCACTATTATTAATGGGCTAAACCTCCCACAAAAAATGCAACTAAATAGCTAAAAGGCACACAATGATTAGAACTTGGTTAAGCCATAAAGGCGAAGCGCCGATACAGGGCAACGAGCAGCAAATTGGTCCATGGTTAGAACAAGAAGCAGGCTATATCTGGATTGATATTGACTTGCGCAGCTTTAGCCATGCCAAAGCCGAGCAATTACTAAAACGCTTTGCCTGCCACCCTTTAGCAATAATCGATACCTTTCGTCCCCGTCACCCACCGAAAATAGAGCTATTTGACGAACAAATATTAATGCTTTATCGAGGCATTCAGCACTGTATTGGCGATTTAAAGTTTGAACATATGCAGCTGGCCATGTTTGTTGGTAAAAACTATCTCATTACTCTGCACGATGGTCAGTCGCAGGGCATAGAAAACCTGTTACAACAGCCCTTTCATAAATACTTACAGCACCCATTAAGTTTAGCCAGCCGAATAATGCACAGTGCCTCAACCTTGTATTTAAACCAGTTGCTAGAGTTTGAAGACCAACTAAGTGAATTAGAAGAGCAATTAAGTAGTCATGGAGACGACCAATTGCTCAGCACAATTACTCGCTACAAAACCGACATTCTTCGACTCAGTCGAATTTTTAGTTACCACCTCAGCCTAAGTAAAAAGCTACTGCATCTCGAGCAAGAACAAAGTGTAAACAACATAGCGATAGACCAACCGGTGCTGCAAGACTTACACGAGCGCTTCGAACGTTTGCATAGCCTTAGCAGCATGTATTACGACATTTGCGGTGATTTAGTGGATGGTTACTTATCGATAAGTTCGCACAAACTTAACAACACCATGCGAGTATTAACCTTAATTACCGCCATCTTTGTCCCACTAAGTTTTTTAGCCGGTATTTACGGAATGAATTTTGAAGTGATACCCGAACTTCATCACCCAAATGGCTACTTCATTTTGCTTGGCACAATGCTGTTAATTGCAGTATCACTAATTGCCATATTTAAATGGAAGCGCTGGTTTTAACGAGCACCACCAAGAGTAAAATAGAGAATTAATAACTCAATTTACGCAATTGAAAGCAACTTTCTGTAACAATTACATGGGCCTGCCTAAGACTTCTGATTAAATAACGGAACGATAATGAAACGACTAATATTGGTGACTTCACCTCCCGCCAGCGGTAAAACATATATTTCTAAACAGCTAGCAAAAGCGCTTAAGCACGTTGTGTACTTAGATAAAGACACTCTCATTGTGTTGTCACATCAGATTTTTAAACTCGCAAATGTAGAGGTAAACCGTAGTTCTGAGTTCTTTGAGCAACACATTCGTAACTACGAGTACCAGGCAACTTTAGCACTAGCAATGGAAGCTTTAGACTACGACGATATCGTTCTGATTAATGCTCCGTTCACCCGAGAAATTAGAGATACGACCTACATCGATAACTTGAAACAACAGCTGTTAGAAAAAAATGTGCGGCTCACTGTGGTTTGGGTAGAAACGGATGTGGAAGTAGTTAAACAGCGAATGATTGAACGAAACTCACCAAGAGATACGTGGAAGCTAGCTAATTGGGATGAGTACATTGCAGGCGTAGACTTCTCTATTCCTCATTGTATCGACAACCCAGAGGTAGTAGATGACTTATTACTATTTAAAAACTCGAATCAGCAACAATATCAGCAATCGATGCAAGATATCTTACAGGTTTTAGAAGCCAGCTAGATCTTACAGGTAAATACTGAAAACCCGCTTCAAGGCGGGTTTCTTGTTATTTAGTTTAACGAAACACTTACTCGCTTATTTCGCTGAACAGATGCCAATACCGCACTGGCCATCACCAGTAAAACGACGACCAAAGACACTACTGTAGGGATCGCCCATACCGTTTCAACTAAAGCCATTTTCACCCCAATAAACACCATGATTACTGCCAATGCTGGGCGTAAATATACAAACTTATCTATCATACCCTGCAATACAAAAAACAAGGAGCGCAGGCCCAACAAGGCAAATACGTTAGCGGCTAATACCAAAAATGGCTCTTGAGTCACCGCAAAAATAGCTGGTATTGAGTCCAGTGCAAACAACACATCCATCATAGCAATGGCGCTAATCACACTCGCCATAGGAGTAAACCAGCGTTTGTAATCCCGTTTCACCCACAAGGCATGGCCATGATACTGGTCGGTCACTGGCAATATCTTTGCCAGCAGCTTATTAGTTTGAACTTGGCTATCGGAGTGCTTTTCTGGCAAGGCTAGCTGTATGCCAGTCCACACTAAAAAGGCCGCAAATACATACAGTACCCAGTGAAAGCTTGCTAACAATTGGCTGCCAACGGCAATCATCACACTGCGTAACAGCAGTGCACCAATCACTCCCCACAACAAAGCACGAGGGCGCAACTCAACGGGTACTTTGAACTGGGAAAATATCACAGTGAATACAAATAGATTATCTACGCTTAGCGACTTTTCTAATAAGTAACCGGTGCTAAAAGCCATTGCCGCTTGTTGCGAACTATATGCACTGTTTGGCGCATACCACTGCCAACACCATAGTATAGAAAGGGCAAACGCCATAGCTAACGCAAACCAAAACACACTCCACAGAGCCGCTTTTTTGAGGCTGATATTGCCATTTCGAGTTTGCCAAACGTCCACTAGCACCAACACCAAGGTGGCGAGTGCAAATACAAAGTAAATGATAGAGTTCATTACTGATCCTCAGGGGCAAAGGATCTAGTCTTTGTGGGATAATGCCTAGACCTTCACAAACAAACACGCTTAACCTTTTGGCTAAGCACCTTTGTGTTGGTCTCGTCGAGATACCTCTCGGTACCTTCGCATGCCGGATAGGTAAGACACCTAACGGGATGACGACATGCAAATTTTCATCAACTACTCCCCAAGACGCCGCGATATTACGCCTAAAATTTGCCTCGCGCTAGGCTTATTTTGCTTAAAAATAAGACTATGGTTTAAGACTTATTTTTCATTAACTTGCAGCACATCAGGTCACTAAATAGGAGCGTTTTCGCGCCGCTAAACTTAGCTATCAGCTATCCCACATAACGTCACACTGTTTTTTAAGCGCTGAGCTGAGTAATTCTATTAAAGGTTGAGCACGAGTACTTAAACTAATCACAGGTTCCAATTCGGCATCGTTCTCATCAGCGTTAGATTGCTCTGCCTGAGCTTGTGCAGCAAGCTCAGCTTTTAACTGGCTTAATGCTTCGGCAACATCTTCGGCCCGTATCGCTCCCGGCACACTGCCACTGTGTCCCATCATTTTTAACAACGCTAAACCAATATCGCCAAACATGGTGACATTTGCGTAAGCTTTACATCTGAATGTAATTAACATGGGTAGTTACCTATTAATAAATCAACACAAGGCTAGCAGCATAAAACGAATCGCCAATGCTTTCTTTAAGCAAAACGACATTGTTGCTTAACGCACTAAAATTAAATCCTTTGTGGTTTTGCTTTCGCACTTAGCTCATCACGATAATAATTACCTAGGGTATATTGTCCAAAAGCGGGTGCGATAGAATCTTGCCCCATCACTGTCAGAAAAAACTCTGCTGACCCGCCCCATTTTTCTGGGAGTCGCTTAACAATACTAAGAGCAATGCGCCGGATAAAGTCTGGAAGCTTAATCGATTTTGACGGTTTATTTTGCGCTTGAAATGCCAAATGAGTCATCTGGTTCATAGACAATACTTCAGGTCCGCCTACGTCTAATTCTGATTCACTCCGAGCTATTGCATCGATGCAAAACCTTGCTAGATCTTTGCCATGAATAGGATTAGCTCGCACCTCGCCATTGCCAAACATGTACACTTTCCCGCTTGCAGCCATACGATACAGTTCTGTCATATCGGAGAAAAAGCCATTTGGCCTTAGCACACAGCCTTGCAGCAATGAAGAGCTTAATAAGCGCTTGGCGAACTTTTCTTTAGCCGCCAACAAACGCACTTGCGGATATTTTTTAGCATTAAAAGCCGAGACATAAATGAATTTACTGACCGCCGCTTGCTCTGCTTCTAACAGAAGATTCAAATTGGCTTGGTAATCCACATCCCGATAAGTCAGGCCATCTTGTTGTCGAGTAATACCCAAACAGGAAATCACTACATCTACATCGTCGCAGATGCCTTTCATAGCTTTTGGCTCGGAGACTTGCGCTTGAATAATTTGCTGCTCGGGTACACCTTTATCCAGTAACTTAGCCCGGTTTCTCGCAACGGCCTTAAAATCTATATCGCTGGCTAACAGCTGCTCAACAATGTGCAGACCTAAATAACCTGTGGCACCAACCAACAATACTTTTTGCTCCTTATCCATCGGTTTTATTCTCCACTTTTTGTTTAGTTTCTAAATCCGGGCGATAAGGCTCTTCTCGCAATATATGGCTAATGAGTAGTTTGAGATAAAACAAAGGCAGAAACCACGCTAACCCCGGTGGAGCATCAAACACAGCCAAGGCAAGTACTAGCGCAAACGAATACAAGATCAAGGCCACCGGACGCTGCAAATACAGCGGCGTTTTTAATACCCACGCACAAGCGACAAGCATATAAGTACCGGTTAGCAAAACCCACCACACATCCAGCTGCAAAAAAGCCCAACTGAATAGGCTTAGCTGCACAAAATGCAAAGCTATAAAACTCATATGTTGTTTAAAGCCTTGTCCATCGCGATGAAACCAGCGCTTAGCACTAGAAGTAGCATTAGTAATGATGCCGCCAACAATATCAACCGCAAGCATACCCGCCACAACAAACTGAAATACACTCCATCCCAGCTCGCCGTGCCATGCCCACAACAGCAGAGCTGCGCTCGATATAAAAGGTATATACAGTTGCAAAGCTTTCTCCGCATCAGTAGCACCAGGGCCAATAAAGCTATCAACTTTCCCCTTCACGCCTGCTCTCAATTCGGGCAGCTGCCAATCAATATTCATAACTCTCACCTTATTTAGACCATATGGTCTTTTTAAAATAAAACCAATCGATACAAAGGTAAAGTTTTATTTTGTCCGAGTGGTCTAAAAAAATAACCCATGTTATAGTGCTAGGCGTAACAGAGAGCTAGAGAATCAAATGCCAAAGCTGATAAATCACGATGAAAAGCGCAAAGAGATTGCGCTAAAAGCCACAGAGATATTTCTCGAATATGGCTACAAAAATATTGGAATGCGCCAACTGTGTGAACAACTAGGCATGAGCAAAAGCGCTGTCTACCACTACTACAAAAGCAAAGATCAGCTTTTTATTGCAGCCACCCAAGCCATTGTAAGTGTTGATGCATCGGCGCTAATTGATCAACCACTAGCCACTAAGGCCACCATTGATCAGAAAATAGAAAACTTTATCGTTATCTTAAGGCAAATGGCGCCACGATTTTTTAAAGAAATGCAGCTAGTGTCGGACTATATCGAGGTAATTGGTGAAGACAAAGTGGCTAGCGACCCTTGTATGCTACTGGCAAATAAAAAGTATTTAGAATTACTGTCTACCTACGTTTCAGCCGATGATAAAGCAAGCCTTTACACCTTACTCTTGGGCTTGCTTAATCATCAAATCATGTTGGGCGAAGCCCTAGAAGATAGCTACATCACCGACATGCTAGTACCACATTTGAATCACTAAAAGGCTGATTGCCTTTAGTGATTAGTCGCTAAACTTACCCGTTCGACATCAATTTTAGTGCTAGTCCATTCACGATCAACTTCACCACTGATCACTAAAATAGTCTCGGGAGTTGCGCTAATGCCGTGCCAATCTTCATAATCGATTTCTACGGTGATTTCGCCGGTAGCATCCTTAAAGCGATACTTTTCGTTCCCCACTGACTCAACAATAGTCCCCGTAAGGGTAACGTAACTTTCATCTCTTGCTTTTAACGCATGCGCAACTGAGTGCTCCGCTTTACCACCTGGGCCACTAAAACCGACAACATTTGTAGCAGTGCTTGCTTGGTCTTCCGAAACAAAGCCCGTTTGAGCCATCACACTTTGCATTGACACAGTGCTAAGAAAGGTGAATAGACCTACCGTTAATAATGTATTTTTCATGTTGCTACCTTTTAATATATGAATAGAAGCTAAAGGCTAAAATCATTGTTTTAGCGCCTTGCTAATGAAGTACTGCTTGCCATTCTAAGCATCGATACCTATATTAAAAGTTAGATAACATCGTCAATACCGATACATATATGTTAAACCCAGAATTGCTTAAGTGTTTTGTAACCGCCGCAGAAACGGGCTCGTTTAGCCAAACAGCCCGTGTGCTTGGAAAACGCCAAAGCACGGTAAGTGGCAACATTGCAAAATTAGAAGATGACTTAGGTTTTTTACTCTTTGATAGGACAGGGCGCTACCCCCAGTTAACCAAGCAAGGAATGGCTCTATACGACAGTGGAAAATTGATTGTTGATAGCCAAGCGCGGTTTATTGCCAACGCCAAAGGACTAATCGCAGGCGTACCGGTGAGTTTTACCTTAGCTATCGCAGAGATTTTACCGACCAATTTACTGACTACGCTGTTTGAAAAGTTATCCGCCAAAGCGCCGTATATACAGCTACAGTGCTTGCGACTTCCTGCGCAACAGATTATTGAGGCGGTCTCAAATAACACAGTGCAGTTGGGTTTTATTCCGTCAATAGAAGGTAACTCAGATAGCTACGAGTTTATTAGCGCCGCCAATATTCCTTTTCGTTTGTTATGCGGAGACAAACATCCTTTTACGAAAAAAAAGAGAATTAGCAACGACGACTTAGCGCACTCTAGCCAAGTACTGTTTCATTCTCACAAAGAGACATATTTGGCTGATTTAGCAAAAATGGCGACACATGTTTGGTATTGCCAAGGGTATGAGCTAGCCTTGGAAGCGGTTCGCTCAAATACGGCCTGGGGCTTTTTCCCCTACTTAAAACAAAATATTGAAGGTGTTAGCTTTTTTACACCTGACTTTATGCAATCTTCACCAGTGATTCCGCATGATCTAATATGGCCAAAGCACCAAGTTAAGAGTCACATTCATCAGTTCATTGAAGATGTGTTCATACAAGAAATCAGTAAGCTAAGTGCTCCCTAGCATTAGCTTACTGATAACGTTTAAAGTTAGCTTGTTGGATTTCCCTTTATTGCTCTATTTCCAACACTATTTTGTCCATTAACGACATGGCTAAGTCGTTATCGTAGTATGCCGCTTCGTTAATAAACGCTGGATATACTGTTTTCTCGCCTTGATAACAAATGTCTTCGCCCATAAAGGTTCTAAAAATAGGGTCACCAGTATTAATTGGCTGGTAGTCATTGTCTTGCACATTGCTGTGCACCATCGCTAGTCGTTCACCCTTGTCGTTAAGCGGTAGTTTAATGCTATCGAGATACAAAAAGGCCTCAACTTGTTTAGGTAGCTCGGGTAAATCTTGTTGATTATGCAGCTCTACAAAATCAAGAATATGCCCGGTCATTTGCTCCATTTGCTCCAACACATCTTGGCGCAACACCGATTGCGGCTGCGGCCCTACCTCAATTAAAACGCCATATTTACCACAACTTGCGAGGAAGCGGTGATTACTCATATCCTCTTCTGGCTCATCGAGAAACACTACGGCTTCTGGCATCTGCATAGTGACGTAAGCGGCAAGTTGTTTGTAGAAAGGCGTTTGCTCTAACAAGATAAGGGTAGGTCCCATGTTAGAGGTGGTATTGTGCAAGTCGATAACCAAATCCATGTTCGGTTTTGATTTAGGGCCAAGCTGCTGGTGCAGCGCTTTAGCGCGTGATTGCTCATAATTGGCCAAACTAAAATCAGCCAAGTTACTGGCGCTAAATTGGCGATTTAAATCGGCATCAATGTAGCGTTTGTTTTCACCATGCGCTTTAGGGTTGGCAAATACAGTTTCTACTTTGAGGCTAGGACGGGCAATAAGCTGAGGATGTTGCTGCCATTTATTTATTAAGTACACCCCACTAAATTCATTACCGTGGGTGCCACCTACAATGGCAACATTATTAATCTTCGACAAGTGCAGCTCTCCTTTTATACCAACCAGCAATCAGCCTTGAGCTTAAAAGGAAATGCGCTTTGACTCAAGCCAAAGCGCCGTTGCTGCTGACTATTCTTCTTGCTCTTGTTTACTAATACGGTAAGCCTTAGGCGTTAACTCTAAGTCTTTCTTAAATACCGCATACATGTATTGCAAAGAAGGGTAACCACATAGCTCCGCAATGTCGGAGGTGGAAAGCTCGGTATTACGCAACAAACTCATGGCTTGTTCTAACTTGGCACAGTGAATTTCTTGGTGAACCGAGTGGCCAATATCATCTTTAAAGCGCTTTTCTAGGTTTGAACGCGATACTTTTACATAATCTAATACTTGCTCAACCTTAATGCCTTTACAGGCGTTATGGCGAATAAAGTGCATCGCCTGAATAACGTAAGGGTCTTTTAGCGCTTTGTAATCGGTAGATTGGCGCTCAACCACTTGCTCTGGGCCTACCAGCTCACGCACTTTACGTAACTCTTGCCCTTGCAGTTGGCGGTGCAATAGCTTGGCCGCTTGGAAGCCCATTTTACGACAACCTTGCGCTACCGAACTCAAAGATACTCGGCTTAAATGGCGAGTTAAGTCTTCATCATCAATACCAATAATTGACACTTTGTCTGGCACGATGATCCCCAAGTGATCACACACTTGCAGCAAGTGGCGCGCTCGCGCGTCAGATACCGCAACAATGCCTACCGGTTTAGGCATAGATTGAATCCAATCCGCCAGGCGGTTCATTGCATACTGCCAAGACTCTGGGGTGGTCTCCATGCCGCGATAAACCGCACACTCGTAACCATCACCTGCTACCAATTGTTGGAAAATAGCTTCACGCTCCATCGCCCAGCGGTTGCCCTCATTAGGTGGCATGCCGTAGTAAGCGAAGTACTCTAAACCCTTGGCTTTTAGGTGCTCGTAGGCTGAATTAACCAAAGCGCGGTTATCGGTGGCCACGTAAGGAAAATCGGGGTATTGCTCTGGGTTTTCGTAAGAGCTGCCCACAGCCACCACTGGCACACGTAGGCCAGTTAAGGCTTTTTCAATTTCAGGGTCGTCGAAGTCGGCAATAATGCCGTCGCCTACCCAATGTTGTAGTTTGCTGATCCGACAGCGAAAATCTTCCTCTAGAAATATATCCCAATCACATTGTGATGCCTGTAAGTAATCGCCAATACCTTTAATGATCTGACGGTCATAAACCTTATTTGCATTAAATAACAATGTAATTTTGAAACGTTTATCAAACATGTGGGGCTCCTAAAAGCACGGTGCCAATCAAGATTTAATTTAATATCTAAAAAAAAAGAGCCGAACGCTACTGTGAAAAATCGTAATGTGATTATGATCATGCACATTTCAAACGAAACTGTGAACTCAGGCACGCCATGGAAAAACGCTATTCCTCTGGTAATTTTCGTAATTGAGCCAAGTTTCCAATCCGCGGCAGGATGAGCTCATATTTAAAACACTTTTGCTGCCGCTTAATTACAGTGTAGTTTCGCCGAGCAGCTCGCGTCCAATAAGGAACTTCTATGTATATCGGTATTGATTTAGGCACCTCTGGAGTAAAAGTTGTGCTGCAGGCTGAAAACGGTGACATTTTAAGCCAAGCCACCGAAAGCTTAACAGTATCTCGTCCTGCACCGTTGTGGTCTGAGCAAGCTCCGCAAGACTGGTGGCAAGCCACTCAAGATGCACTTAGCGCATTAAGCAAACAGCACTCGCTAGCGGAAGTTAAAGCGATTGGCCTAAGTGGCCAAATGCATGGCGCTACCTTACTGGATGCCCAAGGCGAAATTTTACGCCCAGCCATTTTATGGAACGACGGCCGCAGTGCGGCTCAATGTGAAGAAATCGAGCGCGCAGTGCCTAATTCTCGCGATATTGTTGGCAATCTGATGATGCCAGGTTTTACCGCGCCTAAACTGCTTTGGGTTAAGCAAAACGAGCCGGAAATTTTTGCCAAGGTCGACAAAGTACTACTGCCTAAAGATTACTTGCGTTACTTGCTGTCGGGCAACTTTGCCTCTGATATGTCAGATTCAGCCGGCACCATGTGGTTAGACGTAGCCAAACGCGACTGGAGTGATGAAATTCTAGCGGCCACTGGCCTTAGCCGTGAACACATGCCTGAACTATTTGAAGGCAGCGAAGTTACCGGTAACCTTAAAGCAGAACTCGCCGAGCGTTGGGGCATGCCCGCCGTGCCATTAGTAGCAGGTGGTGGCGATAACGCAGCTGGCGCTGTAGGTGTAGGCATTACTAAGCCTGGCCAGGCGATGTTGTCTTTAGGCACTTCAGGTGTTTACTTTGCTGTAAGTGATGGTTACCTAAGCAACCCCGAATCAGCTTTACATAGCTTCTGTCACGCTCTGCCTAGTGCTTGGCACCAAATGTCGGTCATCCTTAGCGCCGCATCGTGTTTAGATTGGGTAGTTAACTTAACCGGCCAAGCAGACGTGCCAAGCATGTTAGCCGCCGTAGAAGCCGCGCCAGAAAGTGATAACCCAGTGTACTTTTTACCTTACTTATCAGGTGAGCGTACTCCGCACAATAACCCAGAAGCCAAGGGCGTATTCTTTGGCATGACTCATTCAACTGGCCCATTAGATTTATGCCGCGCGGTCTTAGAAGGCGTGGCTTATGCCTTTGCCG
The Agarivorans aestuarii DNA segment above includes these coding regions:
- a CDS encoding AAA family ATPase → MKRLILVTSPPASGKTYISKQLAKALKHVVYLDKDTLIVLSHQIFKLANVEVNRSSEFFEQHIRNYEYQATLALAMEALDYDDIVLINAPFTREIRDTTYIDNLKQQLLEKNVRLTVVWVETDVEVVKQRMIERNSPRDTWKLANWDEYIAGVDFSIPHCIDNPEVVDDLLLFKNSNQQQYQQSMQDILQVLEAS
- a CDS encoding SDR family oxidoreductase, translating into MDKEQKVLLVGATGYLGLHIVEQLLASDIDFKAVARNRAKLLDKGVPEQQIIQAQVSEPKAMKGICDDVDVVISCLGITRQQDGLTYRDVDYQANLNLLLEAEQAAVSKFIYVSAFNAKKYPQVRLLAAKEKFAKRLLSSSLLQGCVLRPNGFFSDMTELYRMAASGKVYMFGNGEVRANPIHGKDLARFCIDAIARSESELDVGGPEVLSMNQMTHLAFQAQNKPSKSIKLPDFIRRIALSIVKRLPEKWGGSAEFFLTVMGQDSIAPAFGQYTLGNYYRDELSAKAKPQRI
- a CDS encoding TerC/Alx family metal homeostasis membrane protein codes for the protein MNSIIYFVFALATLVLVLVDVWQTRNGNISLKKAALWSVFWFALAMAFALSILWCWQWYAPNSAYSSQQAAMAFSTGYLLEKSLSVDNLFVFTVIFSQFKVPVELRPRALLWGVIGALLLRSVMIAVGSQLLASFHWVLYVFAAFLVWTGIQLALPEKHSDSQVQTNKLLAKILPVTDQYHGHALWVKRDYKRWFTPMASVISAIAMMDVLFALDSIPAIFAVTQEPFLVLAANVFALLGLRSLFFVLQGMIDKFVYLRPALAVIMVFIGVKMALVETVWAIPTVVSLVVVLLVMASAVLASVQRNKRVSVSLN
- a CDS encoding TetR/AcrR family transcriptional regulator, which gives rise to MPKLINHDEKRKEIALKATEIFLEYGYKNIGMRQLCEQLGMSKSAVYHYYKSKDQLFIAATQAIVSVDASALIDQPLATKATIDQKIENFIVILRQMAPRFFKEMQLVSDYIEVIGEDKVASDPCMLLANKKYLELLSTYVSADDKASLYTLLLGLLNHQIMLGEALEDSYITDMLVPHLNH
- a CDS encoding LysR family transcriptional regulator, giving the protein MLNPELLKCFVTAAETGSFSQTARVLGKRQSTVSGNIAKLEDDLGFLLFDRTGRYPQLTKQGMALYDSGKLIVDSQARFIANAKGLIAGVPVSFTLAIAEILPTNLLTTLFEKLSAKAPYIQLQCLRLPAQQIIEAVSNNTVQLGFIPSIEGNSDSYEFISAANIPFRLLCGDKHPFTKKKRISNDDLAHSSQVLFHSHKETYLADLAKMATHVWYCQGYELALEAVRSNTAWGFFPYLKQNIEGVSFFTPDFMQSSPVIPHDLIWPKHQVKSHIHQFIEDVFIQEISKLSAP
- the xylB gene encoding xylulokinase, with translation MYIGIDLGTSGVKVVLQAENGDILSQATESLTVSRPAPLWSEQAPQDWWQATQDALSALSKQHSLAEVKAIGLSGQMHGATLLDAQGEILRPAILWNDGRSAAQCEEIERAVPNSRDIVGNLMMPGFTAPKLLWVKQNEPEIFAKVDKVLLPKDYLRYLLSGNFASDMSDSAGTMWLDVAKRDWSDEILAATGLSREHMPELFEGSEVTGNLKAELAERWGMPAVPLVAGGGDNAAGAVGVGITKPGQAMLSLGTSGVYFAVSDGYLSNPESALHSFCHALPSAWHQMSVILSAASCLDWVVNLTGQADVPSMLAAVEAAPESDNPVYFLPYLSGERTPHNNPEAKGVFFGMTHSTGPLDLCRAVLEGVAYAFADGLDALHATGLKPEEITLIGGGARSQFWRQMLADVFGQAVSYRLGGEVGPALGAARLAQLGVTENPDLAAICPVPELVEVHQVNVERHAVYAKRRETYQALYPKLAPLF
- a CDS encoding XylR family transcriptional regulator, whose translation is MFDKRFKITLLFNANKVYDRQIIKGIGDYLQASQCDWDIFLEEDFRCRISKLQHWVGDGIIADFDDPEIEKALTGLRVPVVAVGSSYENPEQYPDFPYVATDNRALVNSAYEHLKAKGLEYFAYYGMPPNEGNRWAMEREAIFQQLVAGDGYECAVYRGMETTPESWQYAMNRLADWIQSMPKPVGIVAVSDARARHLLQVCDHLGIIVPDKVSIIGIDDEDLTRHLSRVSLSSVAQGCRKMGFQAAKLLHRQLQGQELRKVRELVGPEQVVERQSTDYKALKDPYVIQAMHFIRHNACKGIKVEQVLDYVKVSRSNLEKRFKDDIGHSVHQEIHCAKLEQAMSLLRNTELSTSDIAELCGYPSLQYMYAVFKKDLELTPKAYRISKQEQEE
- a CDS encoding aspartoacylase; its protein translation is MSKINNVAIVGGTHGNEFSGVYLINKWQQHPQLIARPSLKVETVFANPKAHGENKRYIDADLNRQFSASNLADFSLANYEQSRAKALHQQLGPKSKPNMDLVIDLHNTTSNMGPTLILLEQTPFYKQLAAYVTMQMPEAVVFLDEPEEDMSNHRFLASCGKYGVLIEVGPQPQSVLRQDVLEQMEQMTGHILDFVELHNQQDLPELPKQVEAFLYLDSIKLPLNDKGERLAMVHSNVQDNDYQPINTGDPIFRTFMGEDICYQGEKTVYPAFINEAAYYDNDLAMSLMDKIVLEIEQ
- a CDS encoding magnesium transporter CorA family protein, giving the protein MIRTWLSHKGEAPIQGNEQQIGPWLEQEAGYIWIDIDLRSFSHAKAEQLLKRFACHPLAIIDTFRPRHPPKIELFDEQILMLYRGIQHCIGDLKFEHMQLAMFVGKNYLITLHDGQSQGIENLLQQPFHKYLQHPLSLASRIMHSASTLYLNQLLEFEDQLSELEEQLSSHGDDQLLSTITRYKTDILRLSRIFSYHLSLSKKLLHLEQEQSVNNIAIDQPVLQDLHERFERLHSLSSMYYDICGDLVDGYLSISSHKLNNTMRVLTLITAIFVPLSFLAGIYGMNFEVIPELHHPNGYFILLGTMLLIAVSLIAIFKWKRWF
- a CDS encoding DUF1840 domain-containing protein translates to MLITFRCKAYANVTMFGDIGLALLKMMGHSGSVPGAIRAEDVAEALSQLKAELAAQAQAEQSNADENDAELEPVISLSTRAQPLIELLSSALKKQCDVMWDS
- a CDS encoding YgiW/YdeI family stress tolerance OB fold protein translates to MKNTLLTVGLFTFLSTVSMQSVMAQTGFVSEDQASTATNVVGFSGPGGKAEHSVAHALKARDESYVTLTGTIVESVGNEKYRFKDATGEITVEIDYEDWHGISATPETILVISGEVDREWTSTKIDVERVSLATNH